The Megalops cyprinoides isolate fMegCyp1 chromosome 19, fMegCyp1.pri, whole genome shotgun sequence genome has a window encoding:
- the si:ch211-195b15.7 gene encoding synembryn-A — protein MAVDVERIIQCIKQGDQDSVQTQLHGYNTEFSECFFYNVEERERRKQEELERFRQNKVRDYVPDSDSDFDSEDSEDPDLILRRRLAAALIWFIRMQLQPGVLRVCLRTLRILSRDRQALEPLVTDTALLTLARLGGITSIPEPQEVDRDIELHVYVNDVDISAIDEQSDAESGLHASTDDVTDAADCSETDIQADASCTSWTTEPTASKAQAQSDTDSLSSDKATPSHCEGEVEDTESHMTEGDANREGHGTHGVSHQTDASSSAETNVTETYPDHDCTSARHNTHGVLARGKRDTGTERGEEEDEEEDDRDVWRKEAMKALCNIIYNSQRAQERASALRLLSGLSEKLKEGTQAPEPPRGQFYELRLLFLLTALRPELRVQLQQERGVTMLTTALEQCLAVQWGEGYEVLTDPTAPPVSKEASQHAIEILKTLFNITYSTHRQDPDEEDAAIYRHLVAVLRHCLLLLCDGEERTDELQGHTVNVLSALPLQCLDVLLSVRLSKGSQEWEGINMDCVHTLLVFMERRLDRGQKLKEKLTPVLNLLTESCRVHRETRHYLRQQILPPLRDVANRPEQGSTLRGRLVRLMTHVDTDVKHCAAELLFVLCKENVSRFVKYTGYGNAAGLLAARGLLSGRSRVGASGRQYSSDSDSDTEEYRQAKGRINPVTGRVEEEQPDPMEGMTEEEKEAEARKLINMFNRLSRDNIIQPMSVTADGRLAPLSGKLRNCTVAEERESEEESEDEVD, from the exons ATGGCTGTGGACGTGGAGAGGATCATTCAGTGTATCAAACAAGGGGATCAGGACAGTGTCCAGACACAACTGCATGGCTACAATACTGAG TTTTCTGAGTGTTTCTTCTACAATgtggaagaaagggagaggaggaag CAAGAGGAACTCGAAAGG TTTAGACAGAATAAAGTGAGAGACTATGTCCCGGACTCTGACTCAGACTTTGACTCGGAGGACTCTGAGGACCCTGACCTCATACTCAGACGG AGGCTGGCGGCGGCATTGATTTGGTTCATCAGGATGCAGCTGCAGCCGGGGGTGCTGAGGGTTTGTCTGCGCACCCTGCGCATCCTCTCTCGGGACAGGCAGGCCCTCGAACCCCTGGTCACCGACACAGCCCTCCTCACACTGGCCAGGCTCGGGGGCATTACCTCCATCCCTGAACCCCAGGAGGTGGACAGGGACATAGAGCTCCACGTCTACGTCAACGATGTGGACATCTCTGCCATAGATGAGCAGAGCGATGCTGAATCCGGCCTCCACGCCagcactgatgatgtcaccgaTGCGGCTGATTGTAGCGAGACTGACATTCAAGCTGACGCCAGCTGTACCAGCTGGACCACTGAGCCGACCGCCTCCAAAGCCCAGGCTCAAAGCGACACTGACAGTCTTTCCAGTGACAAAGCCACTCCGTCCCACTGCGAAGGGGAGGTGGAGGATACTGAGAGCCACATGACAGAAGGTGACGCTAACAGAGAGGGTCATGGCACACACGGTGTCAGCCATCAAACTGATGccagcagcagtgctgagaCCAACGTTACCGAGACGTATCCCGACCACGACTGCACAAGCGCAAGACACAACACTCACGGAGTACTCGCCCGAGGGAAGAGGgacacaggaacagagagaggggaagaggaggacgaggaggaggatgaCAGAGATGTGTGGAGAAAAGAGGCCATGAAAGCTCTGTGCAACATCATCTACAACAGCCAGAGGGCGCAGGAGAGAGCCAGCGCCTTGAG GTTGCTGTCAGGTTTATCAGAGAAGCTGAAAGAGGGTACCCAGGCTCCAGAGCCCCCACGTGGCCAGTTTTATGAACTGCGTCTTCTGTTCCTCCTAACAGCCCTAAGGCCGGAGTTAAGAGTACAACTCCAACAG GAAAGAGGAGTGACCATGTTGACTACCGCTTTAGAGCAGTGTCTGGCAGTGCAGTGGGGCGAGGGATATGAGGTGCTCACCGACCCCACAGCGCCCCCGGTCTCCAAGGAGGCGTCACAGCATGCCATTGAGATACTGAAGACCCTTTTCAACATCACTTACAGCACCCACAGGCAGGACCCTGATGAG GAAGATGCTGCTATCTACCGCCACCTAGTGGCAGTTTTACGacactgcctgctgctgctctgtgatggGGAGGAAAGGACAGATGAACTGCAAGG GCACACCGTGAACGTGCTGTCGGCCCTGCCCTTGCAGTGCCTGGACGTGCTgctgtccgtccgtctgtccaAGGGCTCGCAGGAGTGGGAGGGCATCAATATGGACTGCGTGCACACCCTGCTGGTGTTCATGGAGAGACGGCTGGAtagg GGgcagaagctgaaggagaagctCACTCCTGTCCTGAACCTGttgacagagagctgcagggtCCACAGGGAGACGCGACATTATCTCCGACAGCAG ATCCTGCCCCCGCTGCGGGATGTGGCCAACAGGCCGGAGCAGGGGTCCACGCTGAGGGGGCGTCTGGTTCGGCTGATGACCCATGTGGACACAGACGTCAAGCACTGTGCCGCTGAGCTGCTGTTTGTTCTGTGCAAGGAGAACG tgtccAGGTTTGTGAAGTACACCGGGTACGGGAACGCGGCGGGGCTGCTGGCGGCCCGGGGGCTGCTGAGCGGCCGCTCGAGGGTGGGGGCCTCCGGCCGCCAGTACTCCAGCGACTCCGACTCCGACACCGAGGAGTACCGGCAGGCCAAGGGCCGCATCAACCCCGTGACGGGCcgggtggaggaggagcagcccGACCCCATGGAGGGcatgacagaggaggagaaggaggcggAGGCCCGCAAGCTCATCAACATGTTCAACAGGCTCTCACG GGACAACATTATTCAGCCCATGTCAGTAACTGCAGATGGAAGACTAGCGCCACTCTCTGGGAAATTGAGGAATTGCACCGTGGCAGAGGAAAGGGAATCTGAGGAAGAGAGCGAGGATGAAGTTgattag
- the LOC118794600 gene encoding insulin yields MRFVCLALVALCLLSLAPSCGAFGNRRLCGIQLVEALLFVCGEKGLFYHPGRRVREENIRIMMRDSASLLRETRMFLESGERERMSGNRVMKRGIVEQCCHFYCNYYDLENYCNI; encoded by the exons ATGCGCTTCGTGTGTCTTGCCCTCGTTGCACTATGCCTGTTGTCTCTGGCTCCCTCGTGTGGTGCTTTTGGAAATCGCAGGCTGTGTGGCATCCAGCTTGTAGAGGCACTCCTCTTCGTTTGTGGGGAAAAAGGACTCTTTTACCATCCTGGGAGACgagtgagagaggaaaacatAC GAATCATGATGAGGGACAGCGCCTCCCTCCTGCGGGAGACCAGAATGTTTCttgagagtggagagagagagaggatgagcgGGAACAGGGTCATGAAGAGAGGGATCGTGGAACAGTGCTGCCATTTCTACTGCAACTATTACGACCTGGAGAACTACTGCAACATATAG